One genomic region from Candidatus Thiopontia autotrophica encodes:
- the rplX gene encoding 50S ribosomal protein L24, with the protein MRKIKKGDEVVVLTGKDKGQRGTVARVISEKDRIIVDGINMVKKHTKANPNMGVSGGIVEKEMSIHVSNVAVYNNATGKADRVGFKTLDDGRKVRYFKSSGEVVDA; encoded by the coding sequence ATGCGTAAAATCAAAAAAGGTGATGAGGTAGTTGTCCTCACCGGAAAAGATAAGGGACAGAGGGGCACAGTGGCACGTGTCATTTCTGAAAAGGATCGTATCATTGTAGATGGAATCAATATGGTAAAGAAACATACCAAAGCGAATCCTAATATGGGTGTTTCAGGTGGTATTGTCGAGAAAGAGATGTCTATCCATGTTTCCAACGTTGCAGTTTATAACAATGCAACCGGAAAAGCGGATCGTGTTGGTTTCAAGACCCTGGACGACGGCCGTAAAGTTCGTTATTTCAAATCAAGCGGCGAAGTTGTCGACGCATAA
- the rpsN gene encoding 30S ribosomal protein S14 has translation MAKTSMIQRELRREKLVKRYAAKRTELRSKMMDASLAPEERAAARRKFNMLPRDSSPSRQHNRCSLTGRPHGFYRKFGLSRNKLREATMRGDVPGLRKASW, from the coding sequence ATGGCAAAGACCTCAATGATTCAACGCGAACTGCGCCGAGAGAAGTTGGTCAAAAGATATGCGGCAAAACGTACCGAGCTGAGAAGCAAGATGATGGATGCTTCACTTGCACCAGAAGAGAGAGCCGCAGCGCGTCGTAAGTTTAATATGTTGCCAAGAGACTCAAGCCCCTCTCGTCAGCATAACCGTTGTAGCCTGACAGGTCGTCCTCACGGGTTTTACAGAAAATTTGGCCTTAGCAGAAACAAGTTGCGTGAGGCTACAATGCGCGGAGATGTGCCTGGACTAAGAAAGGCAAGTTGGTAA
- the rplF gene encoding 50S ribosomal protein L6: MSRIANAPVEIPTGVDVTVSGQKIQVKGANGSFDYDVHETVNVAHEDNVVRVSAKGGKECVAMAGTMRALINNMVVGVSAGFEKKLTLIGVGYRAKAAGKKLELTLGFSHPVNYAIPEGITIETPAATEVVVKGADKQKVGQVAAEIRAFRPPEPYKGKGVRYTDEHVIRKEAKKK, translated from the coding sequence ATGTCTAGAATTGCAAATGCCCCTGTCGAGATCCCAACCGGAGTGGATGTCACAGTAAGCGGACAAAAGATTCAGGTCAAAGGTGCCAACGGTAGTTTTGATTATGATGTACATGAGACAGTCAATGTCGCACACGAGGATAACGTTGTTCGTGTTTCTGCAAAAGGTGGAAAAGAGTGTGTTGCAATGGCAGGCACGATGCGCGCCTTGATCAACAACATGGTTGTTGGTGTCAGTGCCGGTTTTGAGAAAAAACTGACGCTGATTGGTGTTGGATATCGTGCCAAGGCTGCAGGAAAGAAACTGGAGTTGACTCTTGGTTTTTCACATCCTGTAAATTATGCGATTCCTGAGGGAATCACTATCGAGACACCAGCAGCGACAGAGGTTGTTGTTAAGGGTGCAGATAAGCAGAAGGTGGGGCAGGTTGCCGCAGAGATTCGCGCATTCCGTCCACCAGAGCCATACAAAGGTAAGGGTGTTCGTTATACGGATGAGCATGTTATTCGTAAAGAAGCGAAGAAGAAATAG
- the rpsE gene encoding 30S ribosomal protein S5 — protein MAEKKQFKKDNDDGMLEKLVAVNRVAKTVKGGRIFSFTALTVVGDGNGKIGFGYGKAREVPLAIQKAMERARRDIKTVELDGGTLQYPISATHGAADVYMQPASEGTGIIAGGAMRAVFEVVGVHNVLAKRNGSSNPINVVRATIKGLTEMNSPSQIAAKRGKTVEEILG, from the coding sequence ATGGCAGAGAAGAAACAGTTCAAAAAAGATAATGATGATGGCATGCTGGAGAAGCTTGTTGCTGTCAATCGAGTAGCGAAAACCGTCAAGGGTGGACGAATTTTCTCTTTTACCGCGCTGACTGTTGTTGGTGATGGGAATGGAAAGATTGGTTTCGGTTATGGAAAGGCTCGTGAAGTACCATTAGCCATCCAGAAAGCGATGGAACGTGCACGTCGTGATATCAAGACAGTTGAGCTGGATGGGGGAACACTACAGTACCCAATCAGTGCAACACATGGCGCAGCAGACGTCTACATGCAACCAGCATCTGAAGGTACAGGAATTATTGCTGGCGGTGCCATGCGAGCTGTCTTTGAGGTAGTGGGAGTTCATAACGTACTTGCCAAGCGCAATGGCTCATCCAATCCAATTAATGTGGTTCGTGCAACAATCAAGGGTCTTACAGAGATGAATAGCCCTTCACAGATTGCAGCGAAACGTGGCAAAACTGTTGAAGAGATTCTGGGGTAG
- the rpsQ gene encoding 30S ribosomal protein S17 has translation MSEQTTTGRTITGRVVSNKGDKSITVMVQRQVKHPIYKKFIKRSTKLHAHDENNQCNEGDVVTIQECRPISKSKSFRLVEVVESAAAV, from the coding sequence ATGAGTGAGCAGACCACAACTGGACGTACTATTACTGGGCGTGTTGTCTCAAATAAGGGAGACAAAAGCATTACTGTAATGGTTCAACGTCAGGTTAAGCATCCTATTTACAAAAAGTTTATCAAGCGTTCAACCAAGCTGCATGCACATGATGAGAACAATCAGTGTAACGAAGGCGATGTAGTAACGATTCAGGAGTGTCGTCCAATCTCCAAGAGTAAATCGTTCAGACTGGTTGAGGTTGTTGAGAGCGCGGCTGCAGTTTAG
- the rpmC gene encoding 50S ribosomal protein L29: MKTSELRKMDETELQKELQEMLREQFNLRMQKATNQLSDNSQMKKVRHNIARVKTIMNEMKGAAS; encoded by the coding sequence ATGAAAACAAGTGAATTGAGAAAAATGGATGAGACAGAACTGCAAAAAGAGTTGCAGGAGATGTTGCGCGAGCAATTTAATCTGCGCATGCAGAAGGCAACCAATCAGCTCTCTGATAATAGTCAGATGAAGAAGGTTCGTCATAACATTGCTCGGGTGAAGACAATTATGAATGAAATGAAAGGTGCAGCATCATGA
- the rplE gene encoding 50S ribosomal protein L5 produces the protein MSISKDHYKDIVVNQLMEQFGYKSVMEVPKITKISLNMGVGEATADKKILDHAVADMEKIAGQKPVKTMARLSIAGFKIRDGWPIGCKVTLRKERMYDFLDRLIDISIPRIRDFRGLNGKSFDGRGNYTMGVTEQIIFPEIDYDKIDALRGLDVSVVTTAKTDEEGKALLAAMNFPFKN, from the coding sequence ATGAGTATTAGTAAAGATCATTATAAAGACATAGTTGTTAACCAGCTCATGGAGCAGTTTGGTTACAAGAGTGTTATGGAAGTTCCAAAAATCACCAAGATCTCACTGAATATGGGTGTTGGTGAGGCGACAGCGGACAAGAAAATTCTTGACCATGCGGTTGCAGACATGGAGAAGATTGCTGGCCAGAAGCCGGTAAAGACCATGGCACGTTTATCCATTGCAGGATTCAAGATTCGTGATGGTTGGCCAATTGGTTGTAAGGTTACGTTGCGTAAAGAGCGTATGTACGATTTTCTTGATCGTCTGATTGATATTTCGATTCCACGTATTCGTGATTTTCGTGGACTTAACGGCAAATCATTCGATGGTCGTGGAAACTACACCATGGGTGTAACAGAGCAGATAATCTTTCCTGAGATCGATTACGACAAGATAGACGCATTGCGTGGTCTTGATGTCAGCGTTGTTACTACTGCAAAAACGGATGAGGAAGGCAAGGCCTTGTTGGCTGCGATGAACTTCCCGTTCAAGAATTAA
- the rplO gene encoding 50S ribosomal protein L15 yields MHLNTIKPAEGAKKDAKRVGRGIGSGSGKTCGRGHKGQKSRSGGYHKVGFEGGQQPLQRRLPKVGFASRKARFVAEVRLHELEKAAVDNQIDLLALKAANIVGQDIKHAKVIASGEITQAVTVSGLGVTPGARAAIEAAGGKIEE; encoded by the coding sequence ATGCATCTTAATACAATCAAGCCAGCTGAAGGCGCCAAAAAGGATGCCAAGCGAGTAGGTCGTGGCATCGGTTCCGGTTCTGGAAAGACCTGTGGGCGCGGCCACAAGGGACAGAAGTCCCGTTCTGGCGGTTACCATAAAGTAGGTTTCGAGGGTGGTCAGCAACCACTGCAGCGTCGTCTGCCAAAGGTCGGTTTTGCATCTCGTAAGGCACGTTTTGTTGCAGAGGTTCGTCTCCATGAGTTGGAGAAAGCTGCGGTTGATAACCAGATTGATCTGTTGGCACTTAAGGCTGCAAATATTGTTGGTCAGGATATCAAGCACGCAAAGGTAATTGCCTCCGGTGAGATCACCCAGGCCGTGACTGTAAGTGGCTTGGGAGTCACTCCCGGTGCACGTGCAGCAATCGAGGCCGCTGGCGGCAAAATCGAAGAGTAG
- the rplP gene encoding 50S ribosomal protein L16: MLQPKRTKFRKQMKGRNRGLAQNGNSVSFGEYGLKATGRGRITARQIEAARRTITRQVKRGGKLTIRIFPDKPITKKPLEVRQGKGKGNVEYWVAQIQPGKMLYEIEGVSEELAREAFKLAAAKLPIATAFVARTPL, from the coding sequence ATGCTTCAACCGAAAAGAACAAAATTTCGCAAGCAGATGAAGGGTAGAAACCGCGGTCTTGCGCAGAATGGCAACTCCGTCAGTTTTGGAGAGTATGGTCTCAAGGCTACCGGGCGTGGACGAATCACGGCTCGCCAGATTGAGGCGGCTCGACGCACAATTACTCGTCAGGTGAAACGTGGGGGCAAGCTTACCATCCGCATCTTCCCGGACAAGCCAATTACCAAAAAGCCACTTGAAGTACGTCAAGGTAAGGGTAAGGGTAATGTTGAATATTGGGTTGCACAGATCCAGCCTGGCAAGATGTTATATGAGATTGAGGGTGTTTCTGAGGAGCTGGCACGTGAGGCGTTCAAGCTTGCGGCAGCAAAACTCCCAATAGCGACAGCTTTTGTTGCACGTACTCCGCTATAA
- the rpmD gene encoding 50S ribosomal protein L30, with the protein MADNNTITVTLVKSTIGRLPSHKACAAGLGIRRMHQTVTVIDTPENRGMINKISYMLKVEG; encoded by the coding sequence ATGGCAGATAACAACACAATTACAGTGACACTGGTCAAGAGCACAATTGGACGCCTTCCTTCACATAAGGCTTGCGCAGCTGGTCTTGGAATTCGTCGTATGCATCAGACTGTAACAGTGATCGATACTCCTGAAAATCGTGGAATGATCAATAAAATCAGCTATATGCTGAAGGTTGAGGGTTAA
- the rpsH gene encoding 30S ribosomal protein S8 gives MSMQDPIADMLTRIRNALAVEKKVVSMPSSKMKRAIATVMKDEGYISDYSVAEDGGKAELKIELKYFQGQPVIEMMKRISRPGLRTYTGKDDVPSVNAGLGIAIISTPGGLMTDRAARKAGLGGEVICHVY, from the coding sequence ATGAGTATGCAAGACCCAATAGCAGATATGTTAACCCGTATCCGCAATGCACTGGCAGTAGAGAAGAAGGTGGTATCAATGCCATCATCTAAAATGAAGAGAGCGATCGCCACAGTAATGAAGGATGAAGGTTATATTTCTGATTACTCTGTGGCTGAGGATGGTGGAAAGGCTGAGCTGAAAATCGAGCTTAAATATTTCCAGGGTCAGCCAGTTATAGAGATGATGAAGAGAATAAGCCGTCCTGGTCTACGTACATACACAGGCAAGGATGATGTTCCATCAGTGAATGCGGGTCTTGGTATTGCCATAATTTCTACCCCAGGCGGACTGATGACAGACCGTGCTGCCAGAAAAGCTGGACTTGGCGGTGAAGTGATCTGCCACGTTTATTAA
- the rplN gene encoding 50S ribosomal protein L14 encodes MIQMQSTLSVADNSGAKKVMCIKVLGGSKRRYAGIGDVIKVSVKEALPRGKVKKGDVYNAVVVRTRKGVRRNDGSLIRFDGNAAVMLNSKHEPIGTRIFGPVTRELRNKKFMKIVSLAPEVI; translated from the coding sequence ATGATTCAGATGCAGTCAACATTGAGCGTTGCCGATAACAGTGGCGCAAAAAAGGTCATGTGCATCAAGGTGCTTGGTGGATCTAAGCGTCGTTATGCTGGTATTGGTGATGTGATCAAGGTCAGCGTAAAAGAAGCCCTGCCTCGTGGCAAGGTTAAAAAAGGCGACGTTTATAATGCGGTGGTTGTACGTACTCGTAAGGGAGTTCGTCGCAACGATGGTTCGCTGATCCGTTTTGATGGTAATGCCGCAGTAATGCTAAATAGTAAGCATGAACCAATTGGCACACGTATTTTTGGCCCAGTGACTCGTGAACTGAGAAACAAGAAGTTCATGAAGATTGTTTCATTGGCACCAGAAGTTATTTGA
- the rplR gene encoding 50S ribosomal protein L18, producing MDKKQTRLRRARRTRAKIKELGVPRLTVHRTPRHIYAQVINHDSKVVASASTLLSEVSSEAGATGNVAAAAVVGKVIAERTKDAGVTRVAFDRSGFRYHGRIKALADAARENGLDF from the coding sequence ATGGATAAAAAACAGACCCGACTACGTCGTGCAAGACGTACACGTGCAAAGATCAAAGAACTTGGTGTGCCTCGCTTAACAGTGCACCGTACTCCAAGACATATCTATGCACAGGTAATTAATCATGACTCCAAGGTTGTGGCAAGTGCCTCGACCCTGCTCTCTGAGGTTAGCTCAGAGGCTGGCGCAACAGGCAATGTTGCAGCAGCAGCAGTGGTTGGAAAAGTGATTGCAGAGCGTACCAAGGATGCGGGTGTAACCCGTGTCGCTTTTGATAGATCAGGGTTCAGATACCATGGTCGCATCAAGGCATTGGCAGATGCTGCACGTGAGAATGGACTTGATTTTTAA